The Hirundo rustica isolate bHirRus1 chromosome 24, bHirRus1.pri.v3, whole genome shotgun sequence genome includes a window with the following:
- the TULP1 gene encoding tubby-related protein 1: MSVFQVKKEKKSKKKAATSSDEEDDSDSSTKPIRSEKKKNPASLFQTGGDPPKEKKSKKKVPPKGADSEEETPETLQKNSNRKGKAKKSKKQKEERPPSPVIEVDNLEEFVLQPAPQGVTVKCRVTRDKRGMDRGLYPTYYLHLDNDKKVFLLAGRKRKKSKTSNYLISIDPTDLSRGGENFIGKLRSNLMGTRFTVFDNGANPDRANADWSNVRQELSAVVYETNVLGFKGPRKMTVIIPGMNADCERVPIRPRNDNDGLLMRWQNRNMDNVIELHNKAPVWNDETQSYVLNFHGRVTHASVKNFQIVHSSDPDYIVMQFGRVADDAFTMDYNYPLCAVQAFAIALSSFDGKLACE, translated from the exons ATGTCCGTGTTCCAGgtgaagaaggagaagaaaagcaagaagaaag CCGCCACCAGCAGTGACGAGGAGGACGATTCCGACTCCAGCACCAAACCCATTAGgtcagagaagaagaaaaacccagcGTCCCTCTTTCAGACTGGTGGGGACCccccaaaggagaaaaaatccaaaaagaaAG TTCCTCCTAAAGGGGCTGACAGTGAGGAGGAGACCCCGGAGACCCTGCAGAAAAACTCCAACAGGAAGGGGAaagcaaagaaatcaaaaaag cagaaggaggaGAGGCCCCCATCCCCTGTCATCGAGGTGGACAACCTGGAGGAGTTCGTGCTGCAGCCGGCGCCGCAGGGAGTGACCGTCAAATGCCGGGTGACACGGGACAAGAGGGGCATGGACCGGGGGCTTTACCCCACCTATTATCTCCACCTGGACAACGACAAGAAG GTGTTCCTCCTTGCCGGGAGGAAGCGTAAGAAGAGCAAAACCTCCAACTACCTCATCTCCATCGACCCCACAGACCTGTCACGGGGTGGAGAGAACTTCATCGGGAAGCTGAG ATCCAACCTGATGGGCACGAGGTTCACCGTGTTCGACAACGGCGCCAACCCCGACAGGGCCAACGCCGACTGGTCCAACGTGCGGCAGGAGCTCTCGGCCGTGGTCTAC GAGACCAATGTTTTAGGGTTCAAAGGCCCCCGGAAGATGACCGTCATCATCCCTGGGATGAACGCTGACTGTGAGAGGGTGCCCATCCGGCCCCGGAAC GATAACGACGGCCTCCTGATGCGATGGCAGAACAGGAACATGGACAACGTGATCGAGCTGCACAACAAAGCCCCGGTGTGGAACGACGAGACCCAGTCCTACGTCCTCAATTTCCACGGCCGGGTCACCCACGCCTCCGTCAAAAATTTCCAGATCGTGCACAGCAGTGACC CCGACTACATCGTGATGCAGTTCGGGCGCGTGGCGGACGACGCCTTCACCATGGACTACAACTACCCGCTGTGCGCCGTGCAGGCCTTCGCCATCGCCCTCTCCAGCTTCGACGGGAAGCTGGCCTGCGAGTAG